AGGCTTGAAGTTAACATCGTAAATTACCTCAAAGCCTTTGTTGTACATGTAGAGCTTGTGGTCATTGGCGTTGTAGGATAGACTTTGAATATTGTCCAACATCTTTTCGAAAGGGATTTTCAGGAAGCGTTCTTCACTCGTGTTGGTATCAAACATGTAGAAGATCTCTTCTTCTCTTGTGTTGAGGGTTCTTGTTGCATACATGACCCCACATACCATGAATGCATTGGTAACGTTAGGCCTATATACAGAGGTGACCCATGTTTTCATTAATTCAAGGGACGTTTCATTCAACATTCCGATAACTATATTACCTTGTACATCCTGCTTTGAATAAAGAACCCACAGACCGTTTTCATCTCCCTCCAAGTCTAAGTCTTGGTACTGTGATTTTGAGTAGGAAAATCCATGAGCTGCATTAGATAGAGTCTTATGATCTACTTTGTTAGTGTCCAAGTTAAGTTTGCAAATATCAGTGCTGTAGCAGTTATAGTATAAGGAattgtcatatagagttaaatcATTTCCTCTACCGGTTACAGAAAGTGTCTGGTCCTTATAGTTTTTGTACTGCTTAAGATCTTTATAAGTGGGATAAAATCGCACCGTAGTGTAGCTGGAAATATTGTTACTGAGCTCCCAATATAATTCTTGTGCGGAGCCCGAAAATGTGTCCTTCCCCCATCCGCCTGTCACGTAGGATGTTCCCCTCCGGTTGATCTGGACAACTTGTGGTTTGCTAATATTCATAATCCCACCATGTTCACAAGTACCTAAAATACAATACCGTTACATCAACTGTATACTACCATTGAGAACTAGGAAGTATCAGTAGGCAAGGACATAATGTCTTCATAAGTTTACAGTGAACCTATAGACAAAGTCTGATAATTTGTAAAGTAGGGCTACTAAAGTCATGTAACATACCAGATCCATTAGTTCTTTCACTAGAGGTTCCTCGATGCAAGTTTCCAAAGCGCTCTGTACTGTATGGATCATTAGTAACACAAGAAATCAGAACTACTGCTGCACTACCTTCCTTGCCTTCTATAGCTACAGGATGAAGCTTTTACCTCATGGACGTTCTGCTCTGTCCACCCTCCGCATGAACTCTGTACATAAGACTGGCATTACAGAGAGCTCTCCGCTCCATTTTAGCTTCTTCCTTCTCAGTTTGGTCCAAAAAGCAGCTTTCAATATTGCACTATTTTATTATTCATtaatgtattttcttttctttagtATCCCTTCCTTCCACCTCAGTCTCTCCTGATAACTTACTTACAATAGTATTATGATTATGAACTGCCTCACATATGAGCCCCAGATGATAACTAGAAATTCATGTTTAAGTTTCTACAGTATAAGTACATGTGGACTTACCGAACTGCACATGAAAAGGTGATTGACGTTTTCTGCGTTCATCCAGACGTTTTTGCAAGGAAGCGGTTTGCTTTCTGAAATCTATAATATCGTTCTTGTCATGTCTCTCTGGTTGGTTCTCCATGGCAGATATGTTGAGAATCTAACAAAACAGGAGAAAAATCTCCTTATATGACCTTTATATAGTCTCACATATCATATGTAAGCGTTCTACACCAGGGTTCTGCAACctcaggcactccagctgttctgaaactacaactgcaAGAATGCTATAATCACGTCTATGGCTTATAAAGACAGCAAAGCAagtgtgcatactgggagttgtaatttcacaaCCTTCAGCTGGAGACCTGAAGGTTGCTGGCACATGTacacagggccggctccaggttcatgtgggcccttgcgcgataaatctcagtgggcccccttgtggcattttttgacatttaaatatacccctgtggctcccacaccatCCATATAAAGACCCCCAGTGGCCacgatacagtataatgaccactagtggcccttcacacagtataatgaccccccccaatgcccccacacacagtataataatCCCCAGTGGCCCcccacatagtataatgaccccacagtggccctctattcagaataatgaccctcaGTTgcccccccattcagaataatgacccccagtggcccccaccCTGGGGGTTTTACTATATGGAGGGgacactgtggggtcattatactgtatggggtcactgggggtcataaTACAGTAtggggtcactgggggtcattatactgaatggagggccactggatatcaccaccatacagtgactggataaaagggtataagagagcACTGTACATggtatggtaagagggcacaatgcagggtataagggggcacagtacggggtggggggcacagtacggggtggggggcacagtcatgtgaccctgtgacattagaaggtccttatggtgtgTGAGGTTTAcgcaccaccataatgagaggcagaggagtgaggcaGGTGACCGGGGCCCTGGATGGGCAggagggtggacacagcaagtaggtggaaggggctctgaggggtattcatacaagaagtaggggcaggaggtctgtgcagggcagcagtaggagataggagggtgggacaggagctctggatacatgagggaggaaaggagacagcaggggccccatgaggatgagataggacaggatatgaaggggaggggcaggtgtcatggaggcaaaatgcttaatgaggcagtaaaacaactaaatagtatgaagctgctggtctactacagcatccagcagcagcttgaagagttccctgcccccccccccccatcccacagagaagagacagtcacagtgcagactccttCACAGACTGTCTTCTCACTTCTGCCCCAGCCCTGCGGTCTCTATCCTCCTCAGGTAGCAGTGTCTGAAGCTCCGCAGCACAGGAGCTTGTAAGGGGGACAGCAGCAGCCGGCCTCTGCATGCTGTTGATGCTCCCTTGCTCCATTCTAACTCTGCAGCCCTGTTACTGCTCCTGGGCCCCAAGCAGTGGCTTCCAtaatagctacacccctggagctgcggttagtgaatgaaatGACCACAGCTCactgtgctccagcaatgagcacttcaatctgtattgatggaagcgctcatagcagcgcagtgggccccccccaggGGCAGTGGGCCCCGGAACTTGCctgggtatgccgggtgctggtGCTTGTCCTGCATGTACACATTCAAACATCTAGACAGCCTTCAAGGTAAAGGGTTTCATGTGCAGTAAAAACTGCAGGAGTCACAATTGTAAACAAGTTGATGAAGTTTCTAACTTACTTGTTGTTGACTTAACAGTTATATATTCAAGGCTTTATGTCAATTGAATACCTCAGAAGTCACCAGCACTTATCTCCATATACAGGGCTTCTACTTTCTCATTTGACCCAGTTAATGAAGACTTGAGTTCTTTCACCAAGGCGTCCAACTCACTGATCTCGAATTTCAACATCTCAAAGTCTAGTTGGCTAAATGAACTGTCTTCCTCTTCACAGAACGCCACTCTTCGTGTCAGGTTCCTTATAATTTTGAGGCAAATATCTACCTTGTGCTGGTAGTCTTGTATCTGAGGAACATATAATTAATAGAAAACAAGAATGCCTGgtcatatattataattatagcttataattagtgttgagcgaatcgaagcatccgaagtcgacttcaatctgaatttttcaaaaaaggaATGGAAAGCAAAGTTCACAGATGGGTTTCTCTTGCTTTCTGTCTCTTTTTTCATTATTTTCGTCTTTTTCTCTGGGTGTCTGGGGGCTATATTCATGCCAAATTCTCTTTAAAACCGTAAACTTATGACTCTTATTATGTCCTTTTTACATTTAACAACTAGATGATgtattcttatttatttattttaaattcttatttcttaaaggggttgtccaagttatatttattgatgacctatccttaggataggtcatcaatatcagatcggctggggtacgacacccggcacccccgccaatcagctgtttgaagagaaggcgcgctcTGTGCCAGCGctacctcctcttcattgtttaccttctcgccgttgcatctgcagcggtgagcaggtgtaattacacccaagccgtcacattaatttcaatggtacggatcgctaTAGAAGcaatccgtaccattgaaattaatgtgacggcttgggtgtaattacacctgctcaccgctgcagatgcaacggtgagcaggtaaacaatgaagaggaggtagCGCTGGCACAgagcgcgccttctcttcaaacagctgatagtcggggtgccgggtgtcggagcccagccgatccgatattgatgacctatcctaaggataggtcatcaataaatataacttggacaacctctttaacattaTAAAAGGAGCAGTAATGTACACTTATATGTGAAATTTGTATTCAGCACAAATGACTATAGGTAATTAGATAATAACCTAAAACCTCACTTATCCCTGTACCTTATCAATTTCTTCCTGAAACCTGCGACCCAAGTTGAGGTTAGATGTCTCCAGAAACTCAGTTTGTTCTGTAGAAAACAAATCTGGAATGGCAAGAGAACAATGACAGACACCCTGTTCGTCCATTGAACCAGACACAACCTTTTCCTTCGGAGGAGAAAAACCTGGATACTAAAAAGAGAAGGAAACAAATTCAAATTTGTTAAGGATATTCCCATTTTACCCCCCATGGTTGAGCTAAATATGTTTCACCATTATGGTCATTTTCCTCATTTTTTAATAGGAGGTTTCCGAGTTCTTGTGAAACATTCTCAACCTAAAGTTCTTGCAATAGGCTATCTTCTATTCTATCTCCCTAATTTTTGTATCTATTGGCTATTAATTTCTAATGTATCCTACATACTGTAGACTGAGCCAAGCAAACCCCCAGATTCCACAATAGCAGGATGATGGTCTTCATCTTGTATTTGTATTCTCTATGACTCTCAGCATCATTGGACTGCATTTTATATAACTCTATAAGGAAGTTCTGGCACACAAGGTATATCCAAGTTCCTTGAGTTACACCCatttcttttttcaaattttgaaTATGATAGAGTTTTTTTCAAGTTCAGACAAACATTGCTCATTGACTGAATTTACACAATACTAGCAAGGATTTGTTGTAAATGTCAATGAAGCATTGCATGTtaacaaactgatgtaaagtagaactggcttagttgtccatagcactGGAAAATTATaaaaggaatctgattggttgctatgagcaactaagccagttatactttacaacagtttgataaatgatccccttaGTTTTTGCCATCAGTGTATCACTCATTTATCCCCAAGTGTGGTTGATATGACACCTATCACGTCTCCCCACTTCACTGATTCCTTCTGCTGACAGCTGGATCCAGTTACCATGGTAACTGACACTTTTAGATTACATCAGTACAGTATTTTGTTAAAAGGGGCCTCACCTGCAGATTAAAGTACATCTTTTGCTTGGTTCTAGCATTTAACTGCTATTTGACTTTGTTCCTGACCTTGATCTTGGCTCATTATTGGCTCATTACTGGCCTGGCTCTGACTCCAGTCCTGTTTTTTGACTGTGTTTTGTTCTTATGATTATCACGTCCTCACTGTCCTCCTTGTGACAATCTTTGGCTATGTTCCTGACTACACTCCAGTTCTATTAGTGTTACTACCACCAATTGGTGACAATTCTAGTGACCACAACCTTGTAATCTTACTGGGAAAGTCCATACCTCCTTGGGGGCTTAAGGGAGAAGAACATGGAGATTCCTTAGACTCCACACCCAAGTCTAGCCAGCACCAAACCAATTGCAGCTTAGAGGATCAACTTCTGTGGTGAGAAACATAAAACCGAATATGGTTCTCAGACATTTTTACAAGATATCTTAAACAGTTTTTAAACAAGAGGAACTAATGTTAGGACTAATATCAGAGAGATAACATTGTTCATGCTGCAGTTCATGctgcacccaggaattttgtctacgggggggtccgaaaggcaaaaaaatgtggcacatGTAGCGAGCTGTGTCAATCCAGcacatttttcaaagcccccttgaTATTTAAAAATgcgggggtgggggagggggggtgtagcTTGTtgtactgattattttgcctggCCATTGAAGGAGTTTAAAAATGTGGCGCTCGCAAATTTTTTAgtcccgcccattattaaaagcccttcctacatataataggccactcccaacaaacactgtacagctgacattctatagttgcggcctgtctctacacatcatacggagagggggggagttctgtcctggctgcactgcctgcttcacattatactataaacagcagccggctacagccaggaagctcctccgctctcttccctccccagatcctgctcagggactgtggttccccccaccatctgccacccgcccataacctgctgccccctttggctgtcctcacacagctctgaatcctccttctgcaaatggcaggggaagcagccggagcatctcctctcctacatagcgccccatacctcttacatccagtgatgtcacctttgttgtagacgttctatttcctcatcttctccattcagaccagaccgccatgatgatttttcagccatctcccgtctctgcagagattgacaaacagacattagtttcccacatttccatcatcttcacatcttctgaacaccctttcctgccacccccaatactatactgcagaaacagtccccctggaaatactactaccacacagatagtgcccccttaaacaattattggcacacagtgctctataaaaataactgcgcccagacactaatagtataaagataatgtcccccaaaaataattgtgctcagctgatactgtgccagggtgccccccaaagtaacagtcctccccaaaatcccaccaatagaaataattctctgccagagcacacttagtagtaataatgcccctatagagcccatactagtaataatgttcctcatagccccccagtagtagtaaagctcctcataataccccctagtagtaataattctccttataatatgacagtacacgaaatacccccgcttaatgcccgcagttgagctaatgtccccataatgtatgccagtataaaatacccctatatagtgccccagtaaatgccctcatagtgctcctctcccccttccccatagtgtcccccataatatgccagtaaaaaaatgccccttcttagtgcccccagcagatgcccctatagtgctcctttcccccataatgtgccagtaaaaaatgccccttcttagtgccaccagattccCCAaaagtgctccactcccccatagtgcccccaaatgatgccccatagtgccgctctctcctatagtgcctcccataatgtaccagtaaaaaatgcccccttagtgccaccagatgccataatgccccccataatgggccaataagaaaaaagtcccctttagagcccccaaataatgcccctatagtgccaccagatgcccaatagtgctgctctcccctatagtgccccccataatgtgccaataaaaaaataagcccctttagagcccccagatgcccccatagtgctcctttcccccatggttcccccccatattgtgccagtaagaaatgcccccccccccccaaaatggtcaagaaataaatgcccccagagtgccacccaaaaaaaatggggctgtaagaaatgccagatcCCCCTATAGTTCcagctccccccccaaaaaaaactaaaaaaaactaatacttacctccatcagcagcgatgcgatgcaggcctcttccggcctgtgcttctgctgtgtgctgcctggctcaggcggcctatcagaagaacagggaagggagacgtcctgaggacggcgatacagatgactatggagatgagcacttccacaactAGAAGCagggcctgtggtgatcggcggtgcggccctgagggataaagaaaataaaatattggcgggttgttctaggggggtccagacccgctggaccaccCCTGTAGGTGCACCACTGGTTGTCCCTAATTacaaatctggtggcctcttcGAAGGGTACATAACACGCCTCTCTGATGAGCTACCACTGCCTGACTTCAAAACAAGACATTCTCCCTGCTACGGTGGTGTGGTGAATAATGAAATCATTTGCCACTTTACTCTGCTCATACAGACGCTCctgcatatgcaaggtggaattccagtgaGTTGCAATGTCATGGATCAAGCGGTGCAATTACAGATCATCCTGTCACTGCAAGCCAAGGAGAGAGTTCCTTTCCATATAAGAAATCgaaggacagtctcctggacatgtcCAGCACCTTCTGCAAGCCACAGTACTTTATCATAAAGCATTGCACCACTaaatgtgcgccatgcagggaggATGTGTTATTTCCCCTAAGTGCTGAGTAGCCACATTTCTGCCATTATCACTGACCATATTGCCCAGTTGGAGGTCTTTGCCCAGTAGGAGTTGGCAGGGAGACAGCCAGTGGGATATTTTCTGCTTGATGAACTTTAGCAACTGATCGCCTGTGTGGCTACTCTCGCCAGGGCTCATCAACTCTAACTCAGCATTGCAAAACTTCCCTTTACACATAGGAGAGGGGAGGAGTGGAAGCAATGTAGTGCCCTGCTTCTGCTAGAAATGAGAGGATGTCCATAAAGGAGGATGTGGTAGGAGGAAGCAGACAGACatggaggtgtcaataggacctcGCCATGTTGTTTTGGTGCTGCGTCACTGCTACCATAAAAAACACTGACCCAGTGGGCCGTGAAAAGCATGTACTTTTCTtgcccataacagctgctccagaaATAATGCTGGCTAAGTATTTTCCATTGAAGTTCGAAATGGCATcatccctaaaggcagcagaatccACAAAGTGGTACgacagtgactgcaccaccagcaacttggccatgtgGGAGTTAAGTTTTCACATCATCGGATAGATGGTCATATAATGTTGTTTCATGGCCACACAGTCCTTTATCAATGGCTGGTgagagaatggagtaggaggaagagtaGAGTCAGACGACAGTCTTGTTCTCTTTGCTGGCCAGTTCTGTTTTCCCACTGGATTGGGTGATGCCACTTCATGTGCTGCAAAAGAGCTGTGTTGCCTATGTCTGGGTTAGAATGCCCACAGCTTATTTTACCTGCACACAGCGAATACggcactgtggagaaaaactgccagatgggaGCAACTGAGTTTGGCTTGAGTCTGGCACATTATGAGTCTGCACCCACAATATTGGCCACACCAAAAGTTTCCGAGCTGACCATAAAAGCAGATATGACCCTGGCAGTTTTTTTGGAGGTTCTGGCCATaagttgcctctgctctttattgccatgaccaccaccctcctcctctgaggtcacttcctcctcagcaccccaatctGGCTCCCAAGTTATGTCCAACACACAATAATTAtcatagtcctcaccctccctgcctCTTTTATCAGACTGTAGCATGTCATTCTGGGCTGCTTGGCCCCTCTCCCAATTCCTTGCTCTGTAGTGCCTCTATGGCCAGGATTACCACTGGCCTTACCACCACCAACACtgtggctacaagtgccactactactaccaccaccactgaCAAAGCTATTCATGATGTCCCCCACCTCCCACTGAATCTCCTCATCATGGCAGTTCAAATGCTGACCATtcccacacaagtcatcaacaggtaGACTATTTTGAATATCTTTGTTTTGTTGCCACTTCTTAGGGAAAAAGAAGGTGCCTCTCTACGAGGGTACAATAAAGACAGAGGTGATGCAAATAATAGGCTTTTCTGAGGCAgcaagaaggaggagcaagaagaatgCTGTGACCTCTGAGTCcaaggcatggtgtcagactcagaggtgacacTGACATCATCCTTCTGTGACTGAGAGGAAGAGTGATCCATCCAGTGCAGAATCTCAtcttctttgtcctcaataaCAATGTGGCGGCTATCGGAAGCGAAGGAGAACTGTGGCCTCCTACTAGCGAATggctgatgctactactgctgTTTGGACTACTGCCCAGATTCTGACTCTCTAAAGCCAAGGCATGGGTCTTTCATTTTCCACTTTTCCATTTACCActcattttattatgaggcataTATAAATGTAAAGTCACAGGTTTAGTACACGGTTTATTAAactgtagcaaaattgcaagtgatttttctgtaatttacagacaaGCACCACTAAATGTCCCTCACATTCTACAAACATACTGCGCATTAGTACTGACAATTTACAATAGTCACAATGTGCTGAAATGCCCAATTACAAATGGTAGAAAAAGTGAAACTGGTTCAATGCTGAATGTACTGGCAATAAACCTATGAACTGAAGAAAtttgaggtttaaaaaaaaaaagttggctgGCTGTTCATATACAGAAAAAATAAGGTTGTTtcatttttgttattttgttgccAGAAAGCTGTATGGTCAAACAACTACGAGGGACCAACATCTCACTGCCTTTGCTTTCCTTGATAAAATCGTAAATCTACCtttgctctccctatcacattaCATTGTTACCTTGGCATACACGGCCAAAGTATATGCTTTCTGATTGCAAACTGCCCATAGAATGGCGTGTATGGTTTTGTGAAAGACCTACCAGAATATTGCCCCTGATTGGTAGACAGTCTTTCAGCCTCTGAGCCAGTAAGGGCAAGCCCCCTTAACCTTCCCTCTCAGTGTTGTGTGATTCCTCATGTTCATCCTCCCTCCTGTTTTCCCCTCCGATTATCGTAGTAAATTGTCGCTGGTACCATTTTTGCACAATTTGTCCAAAACAAATTGCCAAAACTTCGGATTCATTTGACAATTGAACTTTTGTTAAATTCATGACGAACACGATTTGTTTACAATCAGTTCGCCTCTATCTACCTCTTCTGCTTtccattatacactcacctaaagaattattaggaacaccatactaatacggtgttggacccccttttgccttcagaactgctttaattctacctggcattgattcaacaaggtgctgatagcattctttagaaatgttggcccatattgataggatagcatcttgcagttgatggagatttgagggatgcacatccagggcacaaagctcccgttccaccacatcccaaagatgctctattgggttgagatctggtgactgtgggggccattttagtacagtgaactcattgtcatgttctagaaaccaatttgaaatgattcgagctttgtgacatggtgcattatcctgctggaagtagccatcagaggatgggtacatggtggtcatgaagggatggacatgttcagaaacaatgctcaggtagcccgtggcatttaaacgatggccaattggcactaagaggcctaaagtgtccccagaaaacatcccccacaccattacaccactaccaccagcctgcacagtggtaacaaggcatgattgatacatgttctcattctgtttacgccaaattcggactctaccatttgaatgtcttaacagaaatcgagactcatcagaccaggcaacatttttccagtcttcaacagtccaattttggtgagtttgtgcaaattgtagcctctttttcctatttgtagtggagatgagtggtacccggtggggtcttctgctgttgtagcccacctttctttcccattctgacattcagtttggagttcaggagattgtcttgaccaggaccacaaccctacatgcattgaagcaactgccatgtgattggttgactagataatcgcattaatgagaaatagaacaggtgttcctaataattctttaggtgagtgtatactgccATCAGCTTTGATACAAGGAGTTAAACAATGACGGTTAGTGGCGGTGCCCATGCATGAATATATTGTGTGTTCGATGCTTTTACAGTGCTGGATCTTGAGTGGTTAAAATAATGTTCTGTATGTTTATTTTGGATTAAATCTTCTGAAATTTTTGTGGTTTTTCTTTCATAAATTTTTATTTGCATAATTGAACGATAATTTCTGTGTACACTGAGGAACAGATAAATGTAtgccaatatatatatttccttatGTGTTCTTTTATGAACTGTGGCAGGAAAAGAGAGAAGACAGAACAATAAGACGGAAGGAAGATACATCTAGAAAAGTAATatataaggctggcactcaatTATCAGGTTGTAGCAGGAAAAATTTACATCACATTCAAGTTATATCAAAATGATTTTAATCACATCCACTTAATAGATATATGCTGAGtacatcaaagaaaaaaaaaacttaaaaataaaattaaaaaaatttataataacTATAACGATTTTATAAATATAGTAATTTATAAAATCGTATTACTATATAAACcccaaataaaaacctttataatCAAATGACGTGCATGTCCACTTTACCAGACTGCGTGGTGTTGCGTATAAGCAAGTGGCTATGCACATCGCAATTGACTATACATTGTACCACATTAATATGGGTATAGATGGACAGTCCCAAAAGCAGAACACGTTAGAATCCAGCACCAGTAAATGTCCTTTATATTTTCTTCAGTTACACCTGTATTATATCAGTATACTCGCTAGAAGGTAAATCTCCACTTAGTTTGCAAAATCTATACAGTCTAAGATGAGAGTAGCCTTGTTCATAAACACTGTATTGTTGTTGTTACAATGTTGCAAACAGCGCTGTAGATAGTATTAATATCTTGAATAAATGGTTACTTTATTAGTCCGTATAGTCATGAAGCACACTTGCGGGGCAGATGTTATCTCAATGAATAATCTTATAATACCTCTGCTTTACTCAGTGGAGTACTTAGTTGGCAAAAACGAAACAGTCTCAGATGAGAGTAACCTTTCTCATAAACACTGTGTTATTGTTGTTGCAATGTTGCAAACAGCGCTGTAGATAATATTTTAAATGGATGGTTACTTTACCAGACCGTGCAGTCATGGAGCGCACATGCGGGGTAGATGTTACCTCAATGAAGAACCTTGTAACATCTCCGCTTTACTCTGCGTCCCACGTGTTCTCCCACGTGTTGCTAAGTTGCTGATCTTTTCCTGCTCCTGAGAGAAATAGACAAGCGGTGAAGTTCTGGAGATCGAGGAGTGCTCCTCCTTGTTACAGGTGGATAGCGTATGACCCAAAGTTCTCAACACATGGCTGTTGAAACTTCAGTTAACAGCTTATTACAAGCATGGTCGGcacaccccaaaaaactaattttgaGGATTCCCATTGGGCAGTTCCTGTGTGTACGCAAGATCTGCTCAAGTGAGGAAGACTTCCAAGTACAAGCAAGGGACTTAGGTAACCGATTTGGAAGTAGAGGATATCATGAGCACTCCATAAGACAAGGATATTCAAGGGCCAATAATACCAAACAAGAACTCTTGATCTATACCCTGGGTAAACAGCCACTGGGAGCCAAGGGGAGAAAAGAACTTATTACGATTTATTACGACCTTTTCCCTTGGACATCAAGATGTAAGGAGGGCCCTGGCAAAATACTGGAATGTTCTAAATATGGACACTACTCTCCAGTGTTATCTATCAAAGACACCTAGGATCACATTTAGGAAAAACAAAAGTCTAAAGGATTTACTTACCAAGAGTCATTATATGG
The Bufo gargarizans isolate SCDJY-AF-19 chromosome 2, ASM1485885v1, whole genome shotgun sequence genome window above contains:
- the LOC122926255 gene encoding olfactomedin-4-like, which gives rise to MGVTQGTWIYLVCQNFLIELYKMQSNDAESHREYKYKMKTIILLLWNLGVCLAQSTYPGFSPPKEKVVSGSMDEQGVCHCSLAIPDLFSTEQTEFLETSNLNLGRRFQEEIDKIQDYQHKVDICLKIIRNLTRRVAFCEEEDSSFSQLDFEMLKFEISELDALVKELKSSLTGSNEKVEALYMEISILNISAMENQPERHDKNDIIDFRKQTASLQKRLDERRKRQSPFHVQFGTCEHGGIMNISKPQVVQINRRGTSYVTGGWGKDTFSGSAQELYWELSNNISSYTTVRFYPTYKDLKQYKNYKDQTLSVTGRGNDLTLYDNSLYYNCYSTDICKLNLDTNKVDHKTLSNAAHGFSYSKSQYQDLDLEGDENGLWVLYSKQDVQGNIVIGMLNETSLELMKTWVTSVYRPNVTNAFMVCGVMYATRTLNTREEEIFYMFDTNTSEERFLKIPFEKMLDNIQSLSYNANDHKLYMYNKGFEVIYDVNFKPLA